One genomic segment of Hordeum vulgare subsp. vulgare chromosome 2H, MorexV3_pseudomolecules_assembly, whole genome shotgun sequence includes these proteins:
- the LOC123425352 gene encoding 40S ribosomal protein S3-3-like has translation MALQISKKRKFVADGVFLAELNEMLTRELGEDGFAGVEIRVTPMRTEIIIRATRTQNVLGEKGRRIRELTSVVQKRFNFPDGGVELYAEKVLNRGLCAVAQAESLRYKLLGGLAVRRACYGVLRFVMESGAKGCEVIVSGKLRAQRAKSMKFKDGYMISSGHPVNQYIDGAVRHVLLRQGVLGIKVKIMLDWDPKGKQGPATPLPDLVTIHPPKDDDEFLRPLAAEIAVA, from the exons ATGGCTCTTCAGATCAGCAAGAAACGGAAG TTCGTCGCCGACGGCGTGTTCCTGGCCGAGCTGAACGAGATGCTGACGCGCGAGCTCGGGGAGGACGGCTTCGCCGGCGTGGAGATCCGGGTCACCCCCATGCGCACTGAGATCATCATCCGCGCCACCCGCACCCAGAACGTCCTCG GCGAGAAGGGCAGGAGGATAAGGGAGCTGACGTCGGTGGTGCAGAAGCGTTTCAACTTTCCCGACGGTGGCGTAGAGCTCTACGCCGAGAAGGTCCTGAACCGCGGATTGTGCGCCGTCGCTCAGGCCGAGTCCCTCCGGTACAAGCTGCTCGGTGGCCTTGCCGTCCGAAG AGCATGCTATGGTGTACTCCGATTTGTAATGGAGAGTGGTGCGAAGGGCTGTGAG GTTATTGTGAGTGGGAAGCTTAGGGCACAGCGTGCGAAGTCCATGAAGTTCAAGGATGGCTATATGATCTCTTCTGGCCATCCTGTCAACCAGTATATTGATGGAGCTGTGAGGCATGTTCTTCTGAGACAG GGTGTGCTGGGCATCAAGGTTAAGATCATGCTTGACTGGGATCCTAAGGGAAAACAAGGACCAGCTACGCCTTTACCTGACCTTGTAACCATCCACCCACCTAAGGATGATGATGAGTTCCTGAGGCCTCTTGCAGCAGAAATTGCAGTTGCTTAA